One segment of Pseudoalteromonas rubra DNA contains the following:
- a CDS encoding efflux RND transporter periplasmic adaptor subunit, whose protein sequence is MKYLVVMALLCHAIGAACASELKQSRFPAQVYSKHNYVLSVELFGTLEMVLDEGAKFKKGDTVFRLDTSLEQAQLKAYQQLEVLTQDQLAINRTIFANYKQMHERKALSEDLLSEKELSVINSEIQRTRNSVDIAQMRSAIKRKQFIAPFDGVVLERLSSPREVVQQGKKVVRILKDNDLYLKVKLPVSSLSNYALGKASVINGQLSLPIELDYVSQQVDKQTNTVEVSYALPDAPFRVNETVMITMPLNKEV, encoded by the coding sequence ATGAAATATTTGGTGGTCATGGCACTGCTTTGCCATGCAATCGGTGCTGCGTGCGCGTCAGAACTAAAACAGAGTCGTTTCCCTGCACAGGTCTACTCTAAACATAATTATGTTTTGTCTGTGGAGCTTTTCGGAACGTTAGAGATGGTGTTAGATGAGGGCGCTAAGTTTAAAAAAGGTGATACGGTGTTCCGCCTTGATACGTCCCTGGAGCAGGCTCAGTTAAAAGCATATCAGCAATTGGAAGTGCTTACACAAGATCAGCTGGCGATCAATCGTACGATCTTTGCTAATTATAAGCAGATGCATGAAAGAAAGGCACTGAGTGAAGATCTGTTATCTGAAAAAGAACTTTCAGTCATTAACAGCGAAATTCAGCGCACGCGCAACTCTGTAGACATCGCACAAATGCGCAGTGCTATCAAAAGAAAGCAATTTATAGCGCCGTTCGACGGTGTCGTACTTGAACGCTTGTCCAGCCCTAGAGAAGTTGTTCAGCAGGGTAAAAAAGTGGTCAGAATACTCAAAGACAATGATCTTTACCTCAAGGTAAAATTGCCTGTCTCCAGCCTGTCTAACTATGCACTTGGTAAAGCGTCTGTGATCAACGGGCAATTGTCTTTGCCAATAGAGTTGGACTATGTATCCCAACAAGTTGATAAGCAGACGAATACTGTAGAGGTCAGCTACGCATTACCTGATGCGCCGTTTAGGGTGAATGAGACCGTGATGATCACCATGCCGTTGAACAAGGAGGTGTGA